A stretch of the Ictidomys tridecemlineatus isolate mIctTri1 chromosome 5, mIctTri1.hap1, whole genome shotgun sequence genome encodes the following:
- the Cyp46a1 gene encoding cholesterol 24-hydroxylase isoform X3, with translation MCFWIGLRSTDLLCVSTSSTKPRSSSQALSQSSSLVSLMETFNEKAEQLVEILEAKADGQTPVSMQDMLTYATMDILAKAAFGMETSMLLGAQKPLSQAVKVMLEGISASRNTLAKFMPGRRKKLQEIRQSVRLLRQVGKDWVQRRREALTRGEKVPADILTQLLKAEEGAQDDEVLLDNFVTFFIAGHETSANHLAFTVMELSRQPEIVARLQAEVDEVVGSKRHLDYEDLGRLQYLSQVLKESLRLYPPAWGTFRLLEEETLIDGVRVPGNTPLLGQRHCPQRPRHRGSVSSQQEMPPVQVQGWRWLQPPPHPRGEARKNPRSSSSQEPEGQPRRPDCESQGLFIFWETPESTYVMGRMDTYFEDPLTFNPDRFSPGAPKPRFTYFPFSLGHRSCIGQQFAQMEVKVVMAKLLQRLEFRLVPGQRFGLQEQATLKPLDPVLCTLRPRGWQPAPPPPPC, from the exons CTCCTTGGTCAGCTTGATGGAGACATTCAACGAGAAGGCCGAGCAGCTGGTGGAGATTCTAGAAGCCAAGGCAGACGGACAGACCCCAGTGTCCATGCAGGACATGCTGACCTATGCTACCATGGACATCTTAGCCAAG GCAGCTTTTGGGATGGAAACCAGCATGCTGTTAGGTGCCCAGAAGCCCCTGTCCCAGGCTGTGAAGGTGATGTTGGAGGGCATCAGCGCATCCCGCAACACTCTGGCCAAG TTCAtgccagggaggaggaagaagctcCAGGAGATCCGGCAGAGCGTCCGCCTGCTCCGCCAGGTTGGCAAGGACTGGGTTCAGCGCCGCAGGGAGGCCCTGACGCGGGGGGAGAAGGTCCCCGCGGACATCCTCACCCAGCTCCTCAAAG CTGAAGAGGGAGCCCAGGACGATGAGGTTCTGCTGGACAACTTTGTCACCTTCTTCATTGCTG GTCACGAGACTTCTGCCAACCACTTGGCCTTCACGGTGATGGAGCTGTCTCGCCAGCCTGAGATCGTGGCAAG GCTGCAGGCTGAGGTGGACGAGGTGGTCGGTTCCAAGAGGCACCTGGACTATGAGGACCTGGGGAGACTGCAGTACCTGTCTCAG GTCCTCAAGGAGTCACTGAGGCTGTACCCACCAGCGTGGGGCACCTTTCGCTTGCTGGAGGAGGAGACCTTGATTGATGGGGTCAGAGTCCCTGGCAACACTCCACTCTTG GGCCAGAGGCACTGCCCCCAAAGGCCAAGGCACAGGGGAAGCGTCAGCTCCCAGCAGGAGATGCCACCAGTACAGGTTCAAGGCTGGAGGTGGCTGCAGCCTCCACCCCACCCTAGAGGGGAAGCAAGAAAGAACCCGAGGAGCAGCAGCTCCCAGGAGCCAGAGGGACAGCCTCGCAGGCCGGATTGCGAATCTCAGGGGCTGTTTATCTTCTGGGAGACTCCAGAGAG CACCTACGTCATGGGGCGGATGGACACCTACTTTGAGGATCCACTGACTTTCAACCCCGATCGCTTCAGCCCTGGAGCCCCCAA GCCGCGCTTCACCTACTTCCCCTTCTCTCTGGGCCACCGCTCCTGCATCGGGCAGCAGTTTGCTCAG ATGGAGGTCAAGGTGGTCATGGCCAAGCTGCTGCAGAGGCTCGAGTTCCGGCTGGTGCCCGGGCAGCGCTTCGGGCTGCAGGAGCAGGCCACGCTCAAGCCACTGGACCCTGTGCTCTGCACGCTGCGGCCTCGGGGCTGGCAGCCCgcgcccccacccccgccctgcTGA